In Propionimicrobium sp. PCR01-08-3, one DNA window encodes the following:
- the tuf gene encoding elongation factor Tu codes for MAKAKFERTKPHCNIGTIGHVDHGKTTLTAAITKVLHEKYPELNAESAFDQIDKAPEERQRGITISIAHVEYQTEKRHYAHVDCPGHADYVKNMITGAAQMDGAILVVAATDGPMAQTREHILLARQVGVPAIVVALNKCDMVDDEELIELVEMEVREALSEQDFDGDNCPVVRVAAFPAMNGDPKWTPSILELMDAVDEYIPQPARELDKPFLMPVEDVFTITGRGTVVTGRIERGHIKTGSTVELVGLAPTQTTTVTGVEMFRKILDEGEAGDNVGLLLRGTKKEDVERGMVVVEPGSTTPHTEFQGNVYVLTKEEGGRHKPFFSNYSPQFYFRTTDVTGTVSLPEGTEMVMPGDNTDMNVVLQKPIAMEQGLKFAIREGGHTVGAGRVTNIVK; via the coding sequence GTGGCAAAGGCCAAGTTCGAGCGGACCAAGCCGCACTGTAACATCGGCACCATCGGCCACGTCGACCACGGCAAGACCACGCTGACGGCGGCGATCACCAAGGTGCTGCACGAGAAGTACCCCGAGTTGAATGCGGAGTCCGCTTTCGACCAGATCGACAAGGCGCCGGAAGAGCGCCAGCGCGGTATCACCATCTCCATCGCGCACGTCGAGTACCAGACGGAGAAGCGTCACTACGCGCACGTTGACTGCCCCGGTCACGCTGACTACGTCAAGAACATGATCACCGGTGCTGCCCAGATGGACGGCGCAATCCTGGTTGTCGCCGCGACTGATGGCCCGATGGCTCAGACCCGTGAGCACATCCTGCTGGCCCGCCAGGTCGGCGTGCCCGCCATCGTCGTTGCCCTGAACAAGTGCGACATGGTGGACGACGAGGAGCTCATCGAGCTCGTCGAGATGGAGGTCCGCGAGGCGCTGTCCGAGCAGGACTTCGATGGCGACAACTGCCCGGTCGTCCGGGTGGCCGCGTTCCCGGCCATGAACGGCGACCCGAAGTGGACCCCGTCGATCCTCGAGCTCATGGACGCCGTGGATGAGTACATCCCGCAGCCGGCCCGTGAGCTGGACAAGCCCTTCCTGATGCCCGTCGAGGATGTCTTCACCATCACCGGCCGCGGCACCGTGGTGACCGGCCGTATCGAGCGCGGTCACATCAAGACCGGCTCGACCGTCGAGCTCGTCGGCTTGGCCCCGACCCAGACCACCACCGTCACCGGTGTCGAGATGTTCCGCAAGATCTTGGACGAGGGCGAGGCGGGCGACAACGTCGGTCTGCTGCTCCGCGGCACCAAGAAGGAAGACGTGGAGCGCGGCATGGTCGTCGTGGAGCCGGGTTCGACCACTCCGCACACCGAGTTCCAGGGCAACGTCTACGTGCTGACCAAGGAGGAGGGTGGCCGTCACAAGCCGTTCTTCTCGAACTACAGCCCGCAGTTCTACTTCCGCACCACCGATGTCACCGGCACCGTTTCGCTGCCGGAGGGCACCGAGATGGTGATGCCCGGCGACAACACTGACATGAACGTCGTGCTGCAGAAGCCGATCGCCATGGAGCAGGGCCTCAAGTTCGCCATCCGCGAGGGTGGTCACACTGTGGGCGCCGGTCGCGTGACCAACATCGTTAAGTGA